A window of Quercus robur chromosome 12, dhQueRobu3.1, whole genome shotgun sequence genomic DNA:
TTGGGTGTTGGCTGTGACTAAGTAGGCATACTTAGTGCCATCACAAGGCAGAAAACTTAGGGTGCAATTCTGTCTTGTGGCACCTTGGAAGAGCAAGGTGGAGAATGAGGTTGTGGTTTAAAGGCCCAACAAGTAAATGTGTAACCTTACcgatcaaggaaaaaaaaagatgttactATATTTGTGAGTACCAATTATGGGATAATGATGTCATTACAAATTTACCATTGTTGAAGTTATACATCATTATTTGTTACCATGTTGATTCCACAAATGGCGTACTGAGTGTCGAGTATTTGCCAATTAAACAGAATCACTGGCTTCATATTGGTCCTTCCATTTTATATCTTTCGGTGACTGCTAGTTCCCAATATAAAAAATGTTGGCTGAATCATATCAAACGAGGCATGTTGATTAGATCATGAATACAAGATCTGTTATATCCATTACAGAAGTGCATAATGGAACACCCTTTAAATTGTGGGACGTGAAACCACAAATGGCTAACAAACTGGTTTCTATTCCCATGCACTTTCTTGCCCACTTAGTTGTATTTGGAAACTGGAGTAGGGGTTTATTTTGGGGGTCTTACCTGCATCTCTTGCTCTGTTTTGGCAGCTTGCACAGAAAGAACTGCAGAAGATCAACATGTACAAGGCACCACGAGACAAGCTTGTTTGTATCCTCAATTGTTGCAAGGTTATCGGTAACTTGCTGCTTCATGCTTCTATTTCTTCAGAAGACGTGCCTGGAGCTGATGAATTTCTTCCTGTTCTGATTTATGTTACTATAAAGGTGAGATTAAATATATACCATTACATGATTTACCTGTTGTAACCATACAGTTATATAtccagaagagagagagaatcttaCAATTGGTTCCAGATATAGGGTATTTGTGTTCAACACTAAAATTAGTATCTTCAGTCTGTTTTGGATTCTTTATGTTGATTGTTGCTTACTCTCATAATCATTGACTTTGAAGCATGGACATGGGAGATAGTAAAATCTTGAAAATAGGTTATGACATGGGGACAAGAAATATGTGAAATCTGTCGAAGTTACAGAAACCAGACAGGACCATCTGGTTGGACTGGTTGAATGAACTGCAGATTAGTCTTTATTTTGGTCTGGTCTTACCTCTGTTGACCCCTTTGACTATGGTCTCCTTTCTTAAGGTTTTGTGGAAAATGTTTTACAATTGCATGTAGGAGGATTTGAACCCAAACATCCGAGTAGTTACTCAAAACCTTCACCAAGAATTATACTAAATGAATaaaacatacatatataatttttattttacaaattaatttaaaaatatgaaaattttatatatacaacTTTGAACTTCAAACCTAATAGAGGTTTATCACACCCCCATTATCAAGctgattatttatatattacttcaatttgactatatatatagatagatagatagatacacacacaaaaacatttATAATGTCATGTTCTGATCCAATTGGCTTGGTGACAGGACCTCGATGTCTATGTGCCTGCACGTCTTTATCCTAAAGATGCTATGCTTTCTAAAgttgcatttaaaaataaaaccccatttaaaaattttggatatTAGAAAGTTAGCTAATCTAATTCctgatattttcattaatatcAGTACTACTACCACTCAGTCCTGATATATTTTCaggtatattttctttttttggctgttTGCTTTCTACTCCAGTACTCCTATAAATTTTCTACTCATTAACCACCATAGATGGGTCTTGAAACATTTTCCttcagattttttttggttatatattttatgtctTCCTATTCTTTCAAAAGTTAGAATTCAATGATGATAAAGTTATAGAAGTGATTCTACTATGGTGATACAATCAAAGACATTAATTATGTCTCATGATATCACGAAATGAAGTGTCCCTTTAAACTATCCATTTCAGGGGGAGAGGATGCGGAAGGTGGAAAGTTCAAAATATCAAAGGGCACAAAGCCTGATTTAGTATCAATAATGCTTTGCGAACTAGTAGCTTCCATGATTCATAAGATCACTGTTGGTTAATGGCCCTTGAAATGTGGCATTTAGAATGTTGTACTTACAATTGCATTGACAATATTATGCAGGCAAACCCTCCACAACTGCACTCAAATCTGTTGTATATACAAAGATACAGGAGTCAATCTCGCTTAGTTGCAGAAGCAGCATATTTTTTTACCAACATGCTTTCTGCTGAGTCCTTCATTTCAAACATTAATGCAAAGGCCCTTTCAATGGATGAAACCGAGTTTGAAAGTAACATGGAAACTGCTCGAGCACTTCTGTCTGGGATATCGTCTGATTTTGATGGTCAATCTGATCAAAGTGATTATAGATTTGGAGGAGACATATCTAGAGCAGAACCAATGGAATTCAAACATCAATCTTTGAATGTTTATAAGGATAAGGACTCCACAATACAACCCAAATCGTCTGAATCAAAATCCCGAAGTAAGGAGGTCCCATTTGCAGAAGATCAGTTAACAAAAATTCCATCCCTCTCGGATTTGGAGAATAAAGGGGCAACCATGCTTTTGAAGGAGGATATGGTAAGGCAAGTCTTTCGGGATTATCCATATGTTTTTGCCAGTGTTGGTGATCTAACAGTCAACGATGTAGAGGACCTGCTAAATAATTACAAGCAACTTGTTTTCAAGTATGTTAGTCTTGCCAAAGGGTTGGGTGTCACTCCTCTTGCTTCATCCAATTCACAATCTCAGAAACAACAGCATCCAGAAGCCACAAAGGAACCTGAAGATACTAGAGCTGTAAAACCCAACGAGTCACCTCTTGCTTCATCCAACTCAGAATCTCAGAAACAACAGCATCCAGAAGAAACAAAAGAACTTGAAGATACTAGAGCTGAAAAACCAAATGAGTCAAACAAGCAAGCTAGGACTGATGGTGATTCAGATAGAGTTACACTAttggaagaagaaaattttgaatccaAGTTGCCACAGGATGAGGCTCCTCAAGATGGGGTAAATGATGAGACTTCACAATGAAGTTTTTCTTAAATCATGTTTCTTCTAAAAGTTTGTTGAATTTTCGAATAAATGGCAGCCATCAAGctatttcctttctcttttcctgTGGTGAATGTGAAACTCTCGGTTGCTTTAACTTCTGTTGGCAATGAGTGGCTGCCATGCTGTCTGATTGGGAGTGCAATGAGAAAAATCAGGAAAGAAATGGGAAATATAGCCTATGGCTTGGAAATCGTTAATTAGCATTTCCATGAAGTTACAAGGTCACTGTAACTCAAGCTGGCAAAGCCTCAATCCTAACATGCAATGACATGTACTTGTAGATGCATATTTGTAAAAAGGTTGTACCCAATGCATAAACTTTTGCAAGGTCTAGGAGAGGTGATTGGTAGGTTAGTTTTAtccctcccccctccccccctgtTTTTTGGTAGAAGATGCTTGTCATCATACCAAGGACTGAGTTTTTTGTAGTTGCATATTTGTAGAATTGAAAATTGATAAGAAAGTATTAAGACACATGGAATATCTGGTTTTTGGTTTAGTTTGCCACTGTGCCATTGATCTTCCTCTTTGAAGGGGGCAcatttttgccttttgtttcCCCCACTTCTTATGTGGATTCTTTTTCTATAGGCTCTTGAAGGCCTTCTATAAGCTTGGCCCCCATAGCATGCAAGCCCTTTTATGTTATTGGACTGCACCTATGAGTTCCTAGAGGCTTGACTGCTTTGCAGTTCTGTTGTCTGATTGCTCAAGTAAACCCAAAGAGAGTGAATTTTCCATGGTAAGCATGAAAAGGTTTTGTTAACTTCAATTTTCTGATTGTTACCTCAGGGGAAGAATATTTGTAGTACTTTCTAGTGAAATTTCATACTATATGCTCATTCCGGACCCATATTTTGAATGCATATTCACGCAATCAATGCTTTTCAAAGATTGTATGAACTACTACAATTGGGACTGCTTAGTCTGACTTTTGCAATTCTGGCACATGCACACTAGCACTACGATTAGATTAGGTATGGGCTTTGTAAACATACCGACCGCGACCAAGCATGAATAAGAGGAGCCCATGAAAACCATACCAGGATGTGTACAGTACAACTACCTGCTTGAAGCAACATTTGTCAACAAGCATGAATAAGA
This region includes:
- the LOC126707988 gene encoding vacuolar protein sorting-associated protein 9A-like isoform X1; this encodes MENSDGFLGLHDFLDRMRQPSAADFVKSIKSFIVSFSNNAPDPERDGASVQEFFAKMEVAFRAHPLWAGCSEEELESAGEGLEKYVMTKLFTRVFASHPDDVKLDHQLSEKMALIQQFIRPENLDIKRNFQNETSWLLAQKELQKINMYKAPRDKLVCILNCCKVIGNLLLHASISSEDVPGADEFLPVLIYVTIKANPPQLHSNLLYIQRYRSQSRLVAEAAYFFTNMLSAESFISNINAKALSMDETEFESNMETARALLSGISSDFDGQSDQSDYRFGGDISRAEPMEFKHQSLNVYKDKDSTIQPKSSESKSRSKEVPFAEDQLTKIPSLSDLENKGATMLLKEDMVRQVFRDYPYVFASVGDLTVNDVEDLLNNYKQLVFKYVSLAKGLGVTPLASSNSQSQKQQHPEATKEPEDTRAVKPNESPLASSNSESQKQQHPEETKELEDTRAEKPNESNKQARTDGDSDRVTLLEEENFESKLPQDEAPQDGVNDETSQ
- the LOC126707988 gene encoding vacuolar protein sorting-associated protein 9A-like isoform X2 encodes the protein MTKLFTRVFASHPDDVKLDHQLSEKMALIQQFIRPENLDIKRNFQNETSWLLAQKELQKINMYKAPRDKLVCILNCCKVIGNLLLHASISSEDVPGADEFLPVLIYVTIKANPPQLHSNLLYIQRYRSQSRLVAEAAYFFTNMLSAESFISNINAKALSMDETEFESNMETARALLSGISSDFDGQSDQSDYRFGGDISRAEPMEFKHQSLNVYKDKDSTIQPKSSESKSRSKEVPFAEDQLTKIPSLSDLENKGATMLLKEDMVRQVFRDYPYVFASVGDLTVNDVEDLLNNYKQLVFKYVSLAKGLGVTPLASSNSQSQKQQHPEATKEPEDTRAVKPNESPLASSNSESQKQQHPEETKELEDTRAEKPNESNKQARTDGDSDRVTLLEEENFESKLPQDEAPQDGVNDETSQ